CTCTTAGAACCACAAACACTTCACAtggagttttattttatttacctttatttattagTAACTTGTGTACTTTTCTGCTATGGCCCCTAAATGATTCCCACCGTTGACACTGTACCTAACGCCAGAAAAACTATTTTCAAGAAGAGTTAACACCCCTCCCACCAAGACatccagtgtacacacacacaaaccctttgCAGGTGCTCTGTGACCGATGGTAACACTAGTGACCTTTTTCTATTTCCTCAGAGTTGTTGTCTATGCCGGCAGTAAAGAGATTTTCTGTGTCGTTTGCAAAGCATCCGACTAATGGTACGTCTGCTTCTTTCCGGTATATTTCCACTTCTCCACCTCCGTTTGTCTTGCATGTCTTTGGAAATCTCTCTTTATTTGTACATTTCGGTTCTACTTCACGTGGCCGTTACTACCATGTTTCCCAACCCTCTGGGGTTTTCAGTTTTTCTTCTGTCTACCCATTCACTTTATCACTACCCCACATTCTTTGTTACATTTTCACCCTCACCTAATGATTCAATCTTTGTCAGtggatagagtgtgtgtgtgtttatatgatcTTGGATGTGTGTGAACATACACATCTATTATTTATGTTGAAGATGTGTATTGAAACCATCTCTTGAAAACACCAACCAAAAACCCTCACCAACTCCTAACCCTTCCCCTGTTTCTTGTGACTTCAGTCCCCTCTATTCTCATGTAATATTCTGCATTGGCAACCTAAGCTACAACTTATAGCCTACACTTTTGAATAGGTGACTGGATAACTGAATAAACTGTTTTGCAGTTTAAATTGACTGGGACAGAACGATGGGCGGTTACTGCTAAACGGGGAAAGGATTAACGTGTTTAAAATTTTTTAAAAAAGAATTGTACCACGTATGGTTGTCATAGTATGGATGAATCTGCATATGAccaatgtgtttgtttgattgtgATTGTGAAATACCTAGCTCATTGTTTTCCAGGACCCTTTTCAGTACCTTGGGATTCTGAACATTTTATTTGAGACACTGGTTATATTCACTGGGTAGTGGGCACCAAACAGGagtaaaatgtttttaaacagaAAAACAGAATTCAAATTACTCTTCCGTTTTATGAAAATATTTTACTCCTGGTTGGGGCCTACAAACTATGTAGTGAAAGTTTAAACTTGATCATTATATTGGAGGGGTTTAGACATTTTCTTTGCAACACTGTCAAGGAAGAACTGGTTTTCGAGAGAAATATTGGAAGCTCCTTTATCCAAAGTGTGCATACATGTGTGTGTCCCCAGaaagaatcaaacccacaatccaagcaccatgctctaccaactaagccacacagGCAACTACAACATAAAACAGACTGCTGTGTATCAACTGTATATTTGAGGGCCTATGTAGTGTatactgcagggctctccaagcctgctgtaggttttcactccaaccctaatatAGCACACCTGGAATTAAGGCTTTTATTTACAGTCTTGCCTTTGTTGCAGTCAGGAGGAACTCCATGTCCAATCACTAAATACCTGGAGAAAATGATAATTAGATTGACACATGAAAAGAGTAGATTATCTGCTCTGAGCACAGTGGCCAAGTACAAGGTGTACTtggttagggacagggacaggtgtACTTGGCCACTGCCTGTGGGGTCCAGTATTCTGactgtagggatgttggttaggGTCAGGGACAGGTATACTTGGCCACTGCCTGTGAGGTCTAGTATTCTGactgtagggatgttggttaggGACAGGGTCAGGTGTACTTGGCCACTGCCTGTGAGGTCCAGTATTCTGACTGTAGGGATGTTGGACAGGGACAGGTGTACTTGGCCACTGCCTGTGAGGTCCAGTATTCTGactgtagggatgttggttaggGACAGGTGTACTTGGCCACTGCCTGTGAGGTCCAGTATTCTGactgtagggatgttggttaggGACAGGTGTACTTGGCCACTGCCTGTGGGGTTCAGTATTCTGACTGTAGGGATGAtggttagggacagggacaggtgtACTTGGCCACTGCCTGTGAGGTCCAGTATTCTGactgtagggatgttggttagggacagggacaggtgtGCTTGGCCACTGCCTGTGAGGTCCAGTATTCTGACTGTAGGGATGTCGTTTAGGGACAGGTGTCCTTGGCCACTGCCTGTGGGGTCCAGTATTCTGactgtagggatgttggttagggacagggacaggtgtACTTGGCCACTGCCTGTGGGGTTCAGTATTCTGactgtagggatgttggttaggGTCAGGTGTACTTGGCCACTGCCTGTGGGGTTCAGTATTCTGactgtagggatgttggttagggacagggacaggtgtACTTGGCCACTGCCTGTGAGGTCCAGTATTCTGACTGTAGGGATGTCGGTTAGGGACAGGTGTCCTTGGCCACTGCCTGTGAGGTCCAGTATTCTGactgtagggatgttggttaggGACAGGTGTACTTGGCCACTGCCTGTGGGGTCCAGTATTCTGactgtagggatgttggttaggGACAGGGTCAGGTGTACTTGGCCACTGCCTGTGGGGTCCAGTATTCTGACTGTAGTGATGTtggttagggacagggacaggtgtACTTGGCCACTGCCTGTGGGGTCCAGTATTCTGACTGTAGTGATGTtggttagggacagggacaggtgtACTTGGCCACTGCCTGTGAGGTCCAGTATTCTGACTGTAGGGATGTTgggtagggacagggacagggacgggTGTACTTGGCCACTGCCTGTGAGGTCCAGTATTCTGACTGTAGGGATGTTGGGTAGGGTCAGGGGGGGCATGACTAGGGATGGTAGGAGGTGTACTTGGCCACTGCCTGTGGGGTCCAGTATTCTGactgtagggatgttggttagggacagggacaggtgtACTTGGCCACTGCCTGTGAGGTCCAGTATTCTGactgtagggatgttggttagggacagggacagtgtcCTTGGCCACTGCCTGTGAGGTCCAGTATTCTGactgtagggatgttggttaggGACAGGTGTACTTGGCCACTGCCTGTGGGGTTCAGTATTCTGactgtagggatgttggttaggGACAGGTGTACTTGGCCACTGCCTGTGAGGTCCAGTATTCTGACTGTAGGGATGTTgggtagggacagggacagggacgggTGTACTTGGCCACTGCCTGTGGGGTCCAGTATTCTGactgtagggatgttggttagggacagggacaggtgtACTTGGCCACTGCCTGTGAGGTCCAGTATTCTGactgtagggatgttggttaggGACAGGTGTACTTGGCCACTGCCTGTGGGGTTCAGTATTCTGactgtagggatgttggttaggGACAGGTGTACTTGGCCACTGCCTGTGAGGTCCAGTATTCTGactgtagggatgttggttaggGTCAGGGACAGGTGTATTTGGCCACTGCCTGTGGGGTCCAGTATTCTGactgtagggatgttggttaggGACAGGGTCAGGTGTACTTGGCCACTGCCTGTGGGGTCCAGTATTCTGactgtagggatgttggttaggGACAGGTGTCCTTGGCCACTGCCTGTGGGGTTCAGTATTCTGactgtagggatgttggttaggGACAGGTGTACTTGGCCACTGCCTGTGAGGTCTAGTATTCTGACTGTAGTGATGTtggttagggacagggacaggtgtACTTGGCCACTGCCTGTGAGGTCCAGTATTCTGactgtagggatgttggttagggacagggacaggtgcACTTGGCCACTGCCTGTGGGGTCCAGTATTCTGactgtagggatgttggttaggGACAGGTGTACTTGGCCACTGCCTGTGAGGTCCAGTATTCTGactgtagggatgttggttaggGACAGGTGTACTTGGCCACTGCCTGTGAGGTCCAGTATTCTGactgtagggatgttggttaggGACAGGTGTACTTGGCCACTGCCTGTGAGGTTCAGTATTCTGactgtagggatgttggttaggGACAGGTGTACTTGGCCACTGCCTGTGGGGTTCAGTATTCTGactgtagggatgttggttaggGACAGGTGTACTTGGCCACTGCCTGTGGGGTCCAGTATTCTGactgtagggatgttggttaggGACCGGGACAGGTGTTCTTAGCCACTGCCTGTGGGGTCCAGTATTCTGactgtagggatgttggttaggGACAGGTGTACTTGGCCACTGCCTGTGAGGTCCAGTATTCTGACTGAAGGGATGTtggttagggacagggacaggtgtACTTGGCCACTGCCTGTGAGGTCCAGTATTCTGactgtagggatgttggttaggGACAGGTGTACTTGGCCACTGCCTGTGAGGTCCAGTATTCTGactgtagggatgttggttagggacagggacaggtgtACTTGGCCACTGCCTGTGAGGTCCAGTATTCTGactgtagggatgttggttaggGACAGGGGAAGGTGTACTTGGCCACTGCCTGTGAGGTTCAGTATTCTGactgtagggatgttggttaggGACAGGTGTACTTGGCCGCTGCCTGTGGGGTTCAGTATTCTGactgtagggatgttggttagggacagggacaggtgtACTTGGGTAACTGCCACCGTTGGAGCCATCGCTGCTGGAGGACAGAGCCACTTCTGGAGAATAGCAGGTTCTGGAGAAGACCACCTGTTAATTTGGACTCTGTATTATGAACTGCGCTGCCTATGTGATCTCATGAAGCAAAAGTTGAAATACTGTACATAGCTTGTCTGTTTATGCCTACTAGGATACTCAGTCCAGTTAAATGAGAGATGGTCATTTGTTGTATGGCTACTTCGGGAATATGAACCCATATggccagaaaaggtgaggaataTATTCTGCAATGGTTATGAAAATAAAAGAAAAATACATTCCAATGTCCGATTTTCGCTCTTCTCACTAATGGAAAATGGCTGCCTCTTGTTATATTTTCCTGTTTTTTAGTCGTTTTTTTGGATAAGAGTGTCATCCTATCCTGTATTTGCACAAAATACTTGTCTGCTTGCTATTCAATACTTTAACCACTAGAAAATCTGTGTATGCATGGCCTAAAGTTTGCGGGGAGAACTGGCTCACGCATATTTCGGGGTATATTTTGTGCATAGGTAACGTTTATATATGAGGCCCCTAAAATGTCATTTCAGTACATGAACACAACACCTAATTGCTTTtatgtgatttatttttatttttatgtcatTTCATTTTAAGCAACTTGAAGGATGTCAATTcacaactgtgtgtgtatatattgacTTTTGAATAGGGACACAGGATGATACGTCTGCTGTAGCTGTTCGCCCTCTGTGGTGGCCTGTCTCAGGTACAGTAACGAATGAGGCTCAGGTTTACATCCAACTGCAGCTTTACGCCACCTGTCAAACAGGATTGATTGTAGTGGCACGGCAAAAACGCTATGCACGCTGGACCGCTTTCGCGTAGTGTATTTTTATTGGACACCGGATTGAGTGTTCTTTTCTCTCTAGGATTTGAATGTATTCACAATGACACAAACATATTTGACATATTTAAGCATGTGTAGCTCCACTTGTCAGCGTTTTCAACATCTTCAGTTCTATCACAAATGCTCCTATGTGGTCTCTCAACTTGAAACTAGTCAATGCTGTTAAAAAATCAAATGCATTAAATGCAATGTTGACATTTCCTCTGTGGATTTTCATTGGATATGTATTTCTGTCTTCTAAACCTATGGATTGTATCCCAGAGCTTTTTCCGTAACCAAGATGAGATTGCAGTGGAGCCATGTGATAAGCTATTCTGTCTTTTGGAGTTTGAGGCGTTTCTCTGTCACTGCTGGGGACAGTTGGATGGAGCAGATTTTGCTGAGGTGTTTGTAGAAACCTGTGGGATGATTGGGTTGGATGGGGTCTGCTGAATGTTGCTTGAAGATTTTTGCCATATATGGTAGCtggtccagagcatggaggaatGGGATGGTTGACAGGAGAAGGTTGGCTGTTAGAAATGGCAGTAACTTACTGTACCTCCAAGTCACCCCATCTCTGTCCATACAATGGGTgatacctctcctccctccctcctcccagtcACCCCCTCTCTGTCCACACAATGGGTGATACCTCTCCCCCTCctgccagtctccccctctctgtccacaCAATGGGTgatacctctcctccctccctcctgccagtctccccctctctgtccacaCAATGGGTGATACCTCTCCCCCTCctgccagtctccccctctctgtccacaCAATGGGTAATACCTCTCCCCCTCctgccagtctccccctctctgtccacaCAATGGGTGATACCTCTCCCCCTCctgccagtctccccctctctgtccacaCAATGGGTAatacctctcccccctcctgccagtctccccctctctgtccacaCAATGGGTGATACCTCTCCCCCTCctgccagtctccccctctctgtccacaCAATGGGTAATACCTCTCCCCCTCctgccagtctccccctctctgtccacaCAATGGGTGATACCTCTCCCCCTCctgccagtctccccctctctgtccacaCAATGGGTAATACCTCTCCCCCTCctgccagtctccccctctctgtccacaCAATGGGTGATACCTCTCCCCCTCctgccagtctccccctctctgtccacaCAATGGGTAATACCTCTCCCCCTCctgccagtctccccctctctgtccacaCAATGGGTAATACCTCTCCCCCTCctgccagtctccccctctctgtccacaCAATGGGTAATACCTCTCCCCCTCctgccagtctccccctctctgtccacaCAATGGGTAATACCTCTCCCCCTCctgccagtctccccctctctgtccacaCAATGGGTGATACCTCTCCCCCTCctgccagtctccccctctctgtccacaCAATGGGTGATACCTCTTCTTTGTCCTTCCTCCCATTACCTCTGCTGTGTCATTCATCCACTCCCTCCTCATTTCACTCCCCCCCCTTACTGTCCttctttcctctcttccccctctactctctATCCTCCTATTCCTCTTGCATCCTCCTCTGCCTCCCAcctcatctatccacctctccctgctctcctcccacctctggctctcctccatcctccccatcttCTTCCCTCATCCTTTATGGTCATCCtctgcctcccctcctccttccatctcctcctcccctgctccatccgtcctatcctctctcctcctgttcctccttccCCAGAGCCCTTGGAGGAGCATCACGTGGCCCAGCTGTTGAGGCGCTTCTCCACTGATGCCAGCCTgtgctgccctctctctctggacgGGGCGCTGGCCCACCACCTCAACCAGTGCTCCTACCACCTCCGCCTCTTCCGTAACTGGCTCATCTCTGGCCAGGACCCCCTAGAGTACTTCTACGGTCAGCCCCCCAGCCCCTCTTCAACCCCCTGCCCTCCTATGCCCTTTAAACCCTCTGCTGTACTGCTTGCAGATTTGAGGTTTGGTTTGGTACTGGTGTGCTGCTAGTTACTGCCGCCGCAGTTGACTTTCGCCGCTTTGCCTTCGGTGGTTTGTTTGACGCATGCTTGCCTGCGACTTTTGGGAGAGCCGCTTGCCATTGGTGTGGTTTGGCTTTTTCAGGTGTCTTGCATTAGTTATCTTAACTGAATCTTATTTCCTCCCTGCAGTTCAGTTCTTATTTGATCTTGCTTGTTTTTAGTACTAATGGTCTTAATTTGAGTGACTGTTGCCAACGTAGATCTTTTGAACCAGGAACTGGCTGCAGTTTGGAATGTAGCTTAGCTAGTGGATGGATGTTGTCAGATGCTGTTTGTCTGAAATGAAACACATTGTGTTGTATAAAACTGCGCAGCCTGTGACTAGATCACTTGTCTGAGATTAAACAACTACCTAGGTATTACTAGAAAACCAGAGAAATCATTGTTTTCTGGTTGAAATGACATTATAATTACGTAATATCAACTAGTTTCTGGTTATAATGACATTAGttcaaccagttttgcccacTAGGATGTTCCTGATACAACATACTCAAACCATGTGGCATTTCAATTTAGCATAGCAATAGCATCCCTGTCTGGTTGGTGTAGACTTTGTTTAATGCTTTTCTATCCAATAGAGTGAACTTCGTcgtaaactgtttttcacaattgaTGTGAAATGTACACGGATTACAGTGAATGGATGGTCTATCGACTGGACAGATTTTTTTCTTTGTAGACCCCTTGGGTTGTGTGATCTGAAGTGTTATGGTGCTTTACTGACTGTCAATAAGACCTGTTTCACACTACTGAGTCATGCTGAACTGTACAGccctggttacacatccaccatagtGGCAGAAAAAGACAGTGAAGAAAATATCCAAACCAGTACAGTTCGGGTCGGCGCAGTAGTGTGAAAGACAGCGTGCATGTCTGTCTTGCTTCCTGGATATGGATGGAGTCGTTTGTCcactaaaatggataaaaatgtGTTGTACAGTAGACAGAAAGCGTACCCAAACTCGCTTCAACCCAGCCTGAACAAACAAGGGAATTGAGTGCTCGACTAAGGGACTGGAAAATCCCAAAAAGCATTTCTTACCCCAGGACATGTCAACAGGTGACTATTTGTAACAATATATAAAAAGGAGCGCTCTGTGTCTGCATTGATCTGAGTATTTATTTACGGGACGTACGTCGGGTTTGGGCGCCTTCATCAGAGCCTTGGGTAGGAAACCCACCTATATAGCTGAGCCATGATTAATACTCACGTAGTGCCGTGCGATCGCATAACACAGTGCTTCTTTTTCTTTATTCTCCTGTTCGTGTCCTGGGGTAAGGGATGCTTTTTGTGTTGTACAGTCGTTTTGTGTGAGATTTGtcttgtacagtaccagtcaaaagtttggacacctactcattcaaggttttttctttattctgcggtccagctcatcccaaaccatcttaattgttTCGAGTTgtggttgtggaggccaggtcatctgatgcagcactccatcactctctctcttggTTAAATGGCCCTTTCACAGCccagaggtgtgttttgggtcattgtcctgttgaaaaacaaatgatagtcccactaagcgcaaaccagatgggatggccagatgtgtcgctgcagaatgctgtggtagccatgctggttaagtgtgccttgaattctaaataaatcacagacagtgttacaAGTTttgcaccatcacacctcctccatgcttcacagtgggaaccacacatgccgagatcatctgttcacctactctgcacctcacaaagacacggcagttggaaccaaaaatctcaaatttggactcatcagaccaaaggacacatttccaccggtctaatgtccattgctcgtgtttcttggcccaagcaagtctcttcttcttattggtgccctttagtagtggtttctttacagcaattctaccaagaaggcctgattcacgcagtctcctctgaacagttgatgttgagatgtgtctgttacttgaactctgtgaagcatttatttgggctgcaatttctgagcctggtaactctaatgaacttatcctctgcagcagaggtaactctgggtcttcctttcctgtggcggtcttcatgagagccagtttcatcatagcgcttgatggttttttgcgacagcactttcaaagaaacgttcaaagttcttgacattttccgcattgactgaccttcatgtcttaaagtaatgatggactgtcgtttctctttgcttatttgagctgttcttgccgtaatgtggacttggtcttttaccaaatagggctatcttctgtataccactcctaccttgtcacaacacaattgattggctcaaatgcattaagaaggaaagaaattccacaaattaacttttaacaaggcacacctgttaattgaaatgcattccaggtgactacctcatgaagctggttgagagaatgccaagagtgtgcaaagctgtcatcaaggcaaaggggtttggctactttgaagaatttcaaatattttgatttgttttaacactttattttggttgctacatgattccatatgtgttatttcatagttttgatgtcttcactattattcttcaatgtaaaaaatagaaaccctggaatgagaaggTGTCTAAACCTTTGACTCATACTGTATGTGGTTACATGAATCAGGCATGTCCTGTGTCTGCCTCCAGTATTGTTTGTTTGGAAACCAACCTTGGCAGAAATGCACCATAACAGAAATACACTGTAACATTAGGGCAGTGTTCATCTTCCACCTCTAGTTCCAGAGAGCTATCCAGGGTGCAGGCTTtggttccagcccagcactaacaaacAAATGAAACTTTGTGATCAGCTGATGGTAGTGCAGGGCTGGAACAAAGCACTCCACATCCAGAACTAGCACTGCCGGTGATGACTGCAGTAGGGTGAGTGACTGGCCTTGGGGACTGGGGAGGTGGTGTTGGCTGTAGTAGTGGGCCTGCCTGCTCCAGAGACCCCTCTAACCACCTCTCCTACCCCAGTCTGACTGAAGGGTGGTGGGGCTGCGGGCCTGGGTCTTTCCCCTCTCTGACTGCAGGCTTTGAAGGCTGCTCCATGGTGCCCTCCATCTACCCACTGGAGACGTTGCACAACTCGCTGTCCCTCAAGCAGGTGGATGAGTTCATCACCGCCGTGTGTGAGACTGGTGGAGATGCCCACTCCAGGACCACAAGAGGTAAtggactgttacacacacacacacacacacaggaaaaccaCATAGAAACGTCTTGACGTGACAGATATAAGGTATCACTGGCTAATGAAACGCACACTGGATCACAGCCCTGTGTGAACCGCTCTCCTCACAGCCCTGTGTGAACCGCTCTCCTCACAGCCCTGTGTGAACCGCTCTCCTCACAGCCCTGTGTGaaccgctctcctctctcctcacagcTCTGTCGGCCATGTTTGACTCTCAGAACCAGCCGTCGGTGGACTCCTACATGCCTCAGagagtcctctcctcctccgtaTCACCCCGACAGCGCTCTGACAGACCTCCCTGGTGTGAGTGTTCATTCTCTTTCATGTAATTCATTTACCTTTTAGTTTGACCGGTTAAGTTGTTTTTAGAGCAGGAGAAGGAGTTGCATTGGGGAGTATTCGAGAGTGTTGGTTTGTGTTGGTATCTAGCATCAaatgacaatgtgtgtgtgtgtgtgtgtacatgtacattCCAAAAACTGTTTGTTAGAAGTTGGAGTTGAAATTTCTCATTTTAAGGCTTACATGTAATTGCCTCCCACAGTATCCCTAGGCTCCACTGTCTTAGGGCTATTTAAAGTGATTTACTACTACAGTGGCCCACCACAGCCTGTGTTGACTAACTGGGTTTCCAACCCTCTCCCACCGCTGTCTTCTATCATCTTCTGTAAACCACCTATTTCCTGATTTTTCAGAGGTGTGCTCAAGGACAGAAATGTTCTGtgttttaatggtggttttgttCTAAGTGAAATCCCCAGGTACCATTTTCCTTAGCGGTGGGtaggtttggcttttttatgTGCTAACTAGCTCACAGTTCTTTCCTCTTTGGTCATGTCTTTCCCTGCACTCAATTGTAACCTATTAGCCACAATTTCAATATGATTAACATTTACCTTAGTTAAACATAATTGAATTGATAGATGACTGATTGCTTGGTACATTgattcattgatcatttgtttggtctctgtctctgcagACAGCAGCGGTCCGTCCAGTACAGTGTCCAGCGCTggcccctcctcccccaccacgGCAGACGCCTCCCCCCATTTTAGCTTCAGCGACAAGACGCCCTTCACCCCCCCAGGAGATCGAGGAGATCCACTCCTGCCATCACAACACAGGCCAGCAGGCCCCTACTGCTGGCCCCCAAACCCCCCAAACTCTCCAATCCCACCAGCCCCACGGAGGACCCGACCACCCCCTGCCAGACACCCCCAGAAGACAATCCTGAGGCCCCAGCCAGCCACCTGCCCCTGAGTGGGAACTCTGAAACAAGGCAGGAGGAGCCAGGCGAGTCCCCTGCTTCAACTGAGGCCACTTGCGGTGAAGTTCCAGACCTCAGCCCATTGAGCCCGTCTTCCCCACTGGCAGACCTCTCTCTGGGCCGTATGGACGAATACCTCCCCGGTTCTCTCCCGGTGCTCCTGGAGCTCAGAGAGAGCGGCAGTGAGGCAGGATCCAGCGCACAGACGCCCCAGTCCCCAGAGGGGCCTGACGAGTTCTTTGACACCCAGGAGACGGTGGAGATGTGGAGGGGCAGCACGGGGAGCCTCCCCCATTCTGGGATGCCACTAGAGGTGGGAGCCCCTCACGCGTCAGAGCCCTAGGTGGGGGCTCAGAGAACCAGAGAAGGAGCCTAGGTCTTCTAAGAGGCTAGAAGGAAGTAAGGTAGAACTTCTAGGGGGCTGGAAGGATGCTTCCAGGAAGCCCTTCAAAAACTCTTCAGCCAGTTCCATGTGGTGAACCCCCAGTGGGGCATCCTAGTGACCTAGTCTTAGACCAAGGCTTGTAACTTATGTCTGGTGAATAGTGGATCGGGCTGCTACTTCTTAGTGTTTCTCTACcctggtcgtgttcattaggcacaaaaACTGAGGAAAAGGGACTGAAAATGGGAGAGACTTCCTGGACTTGTCCATTAACATACGAGCATTTTCTATTTCCAttaaaaaacgttttaaaatgttttccgtGGCCTGCCGTAATGAACAcgaccccagtctctctcccacaGCTGTCTGTGAACCAGCCGTTGTAGGAGAACTCAGTATGATCATAGAACTACCAcctagtacagtacaacatcctTATCATGACTGTCATGTATGGATGTTTTTGTTACTGTGTCCGATAGAAAGCCACTTGTTCTGAAGTGAAGCTTTGATGTTGCTGGTGTAAACAGTTTATAATGGGTGACATCTTCTATCCACTGAACAGCCCTCAGTGTGCACCATTGTGGAGATCTCGCCAAATATAACTGAAACATTTAAATTTGACGGGTGGGCTCGCATATTGCATCATGTACATTGCTACATACATACCGTTTACTATAGCTAGAATTGCAGCATGTCCACCAACTCATGGACATTGTAAAAGGAGATGGTTTGAGAGACATCTCACTTCAAGTATTGTGagtaatacatttatttttcCTGCTGGGAAATGTACATGTCAAAATG
This genomic stretch from Salmo salar chromosome ssa26, Ssal_v3.1, whole genome shotgun sequence harbors:
- the LOC123730828 gene encoding uncharacterized protein isoform X1, whose product is MIIRLTHEKSRLSALSTVAKYKVYLVRDRDRCTWPLPVGSSILTVGMLVRVRDRYTWPLPVRSSILTVGMLVRDRVRCTWPLPVRSSILTVGMLDRDRCTWPLPVRSSILTVGMLVRDRCTWPLPVRSSILTVGMLVRDRCTWPLPVGFSILTVGMMVRDRDRCTWPLPVRSSILTVGMLVRDRDRCAWPLPVRSSILTVGMSFRDRCPWPLPVGSSILTVGMLVRDRDRCTWPLPVGFSILTVGMLVRVRCTWPLPVGFSILTVGMLVRDRDRCTWPLPVRSSILTVGMSVRDRCPWPLPVRSSILTVGMLVRDRCTWPLPVGSSILTVGMLVRDRVRCTWPLPVGSSILTVVMLVRDRDRCTWPLPVGSSILTVVMLVRDRDRCTWPLPVRSSILTVGMLGRDRDRDGCTWPLPVGSSILTVGMLVRDRDRCTWPLPVRSSILTVGMLVRDRDSVLGHCL
- the LOC123730828 gene encoding uncharacterized protein isoform X2, whose protein sequence is MLVRDRCTWPLPVGFSILTVGMLVRDRCTWPLPVRSSILTVGMLGRDRDRDGCTWPLPVGSSILTVGMLVRDRDRCTWPLPVRSSILTVGMLVRDRCTWPLPVGFSILTVGMLVRDRCTWPLPVRSSILTVGMLVRVRDRCIWPLPVGSSILTVGMLVRDRVRCTWPLPVGSSILTVGMLVRDRCPWPLPVGFSILTVGMLVRDRCTWPLPVRSSILTVVMLVRDRDRCTWPLPVRSSILTVGMLVRDRDRCTWPLPVGSSILTVGMLVRDRCTWPLPVRSSILTVGMLVRDRCTWPLPVRSSILTVGMLVRDRCTWPLPVRFSILTVGMLVRDRCTWPLPVGFSILTVGMLVRDRCTWPLPVGSSILTVGMLVRDRDRCS